From the genome of Polyangiaceae bacterium, one region includes:
- a CDS encoding protein kinase yields MAKRLDGGIERLPMGTGGYDLVTRLGGGGMADVFLARRRGLHGIEHDVVIKRLRDDVRALPTITKMFTWEAWISSRLCHPNIAAFYDFVSHRGRDHLVLEHVRGPDVATMIRALRDAGRAFPVRAVIDVGIAAARALAHAHALADEDGRMLGLVHRDVSPQNILVSVDGQVKLIDFGVAKTTSLHVPRESEPALVKGKMGYIAPEHLRGQPLDARSDLYGLGVVLFEMLTGTPLLRRSEDMEMMRAALLLEVPQLTAIRPECPSSLDALVRRALARNPDDRFESAGAMERALVEVASGVDEEVGAPTLTEIARSVYTSHDGRHLNELRTNFPHLVPAAPVVAHAQRRPSAEEPKTRPEGVRRAEAPDVGAAPHGDAPVSSSSAQEIVAATTPPPKRQRSHAWSKRAVPLFIAFVCGVIIAATALDLARKKEASSNEPTHGSAAPRLYPQP; encoded by the coding sequence GTGGCCAAGCGCTTGGATGGTGGGATCGAGCGGCTTCCGATGGGAACGGGTGGTTACGACCTGGTCACGCGCCTTGGCGGCGGAGGCATGGCGGACGTGTTCCTTGCGCGTCGTCGGGGGCTGCATGGGATCGAGCACGACGTCGTGATCAAGCGGCTGCGTGACGACGTTCGAGCGTTGCCGACGATCACGAAGATGTTCACGTGGGAAGCGTGGATCTCGTCGCGGCTATGCCATCCGAACATCGCAGCGTTTTACGACTTCGTCTCTCATCGTGGCCGGGATCATCTCGTGCTGGAGCACGTACGCGGGCCGGATGTTGCGACGATGATTCGAGCGCTGCGCGACGCTGGTCGAGCATTTCCCGTACGAGCCGTCATCGATGTCGGCATTGCAGCCGCACGCGCGCTTGCTCATGCGCATGCCCTTGCAGATGAGGATGGGCGCATGCTGGGCCTGGTGCACCGCGACGTGAGCCCACAGAACATCCTCGTGTCCGTCGATGGCCAGGTAAAACTCATCGACTTTGGAGTCGCGAAGACGACGAGCTTGCACGTTCCGCGTGAATCCGAGCCTGCGCTCGTGAAAGGGAAAATGGGGTACATCGCGCCCGAACACCTTCGCGGCCAGCCGCTCGATGCGCGCAGTGACCTCTACGGTTTGGGAGTCGTCCTCTTCGAAATGTTGACGGGCACGCCGCTGCTTCGACGCAGCGAGGACATGGAGATGATGCGTGCGGCGCTGTTGCTCGAGGTCCCGCAACTCACGGCAATACGCCCGGAATGCCCATCATCGCTCGACGCGCTCGTTCGTCGTGCACTCGCTCGGAACCCCGACGATCGTTTCGAGAGCGCGGGAGCCATGGAGCGTGCGCTGGTCGAGGTAGCATCGGGAGTGGACGAAGAAGTTGGAGCACCAACGTTAACAGAGATCGCTCGAAGCGTGTACACATCGCACGACGGCCGGCACTTGAACGAACTGCGGACGAACTTTCCGCACCTGGTACCTGCGGCGCCCGTCGTCGCACACGCACAGCGTCGACCCAGTGCGGAGGAGCCGAAGACGCGTCCCGAAGGGGTTCGACGTGCAGAAGCACCCGACGTCGGCGCAGCGCCTCATGGCGATGCACCGGTGAGCAGTTCGAGCGCACAAGAAATCGTCGCCGCGACGACGCCGCCACCGAAACGACAACGATCTCACGCGTGGTCGAAACGCGCGGTGCCGCTTTTCATTGCGTTCGTATGTGGCGTGATCATCGCGGCAACGGCCCTCGATCTCGCGCGAAAGAAAGAAGCTTCATCCAACGAACCGACGCACGGCTCCGCGGCGCCACGATTGTACCCGCAGCCTTAG
- a CDS encoding GlsB/YeaQ/YmgE family stress response membrane protein, translating to MSVLLWVLFGLVVGVIAKLVTPGREPGGFAVTVLLGIGGALVGGFLSRLIGVATTNTSPAGFLMSILGAVVLLGIYNLAIGKRMDT from the coding sequence ATGTCGGTTCTGTTGTGGGTACTGTTTGGTCTGGTGGTCGGGGTGATCGCCAAGTTGGTGACCCCTGGACGCGAACCTGGCGGCTTCGCCGTTACGGTTCTTCTCGGCATCGGCGGAGCGCTCGTCGGTGGTTTCTTGAGCCGCCTCATCGGCGTTGCCACGACGAACACGTCACCGGCCGGATTTCTCATGTCCATCCTCGGTGCCGTCGTGCTGCTCGGGATCTACAACCTCGCGATCGGGAAGCGCATGGACACGTGA
- a CDS encoding trehalose-6-phosphate synthase, whose translation MAKQAGRLIVVSARAPFTGGGENVSRAPGGLVSALLPLMQRARGTWIAAGNDQDATSTSDADFQVIPVSIPSEVRRPWYAGASTGALWPLAHGFVERCRFRRNEARAYLDVNKRVAEVVFATAPLRGTVWVHDYQLALVPALVRARRPDLTIGFFWHVPWPGPEVFRTLPWSKELVEGLLGADLVGLHVPRYATAFAGALQELAIPYEGDGDGLLVANDGRLSRVVACPIGIDVGAWSALGRDANVQANASALRANLGGSRLLLAVDRIDYSKGIVERLEAFERMLEQSSEAREHATLVQIAVPSREMVPAYRALRESVEAAVGRILGRFGSPTRRPVHFFARSYAAEELAAFYLAADVALVTPMRDGMNLVAFEYVATRPGPHGRLVLSTMTGAADVLRGAWLVNPYDEDALQATLSAATLSAETSTDSARMAELKRVVSEVSLDRWTSNFMSQLEQANGLMSHNVVRREVRPRARRAVGSSLTEPITTWMNDLESVEPRRRGV comes from the coding sequence ATGGCAAAGCAAGCCGGTCGGCTCATCGTCGTGAGCGCTCGGGCGCCGTTCACCGGTGGAGGCGAAAACGTTTCTCGCGCTCCGGGTGGGCTGGTTTCCGCACTACTTCCACTGATGCAACGTGCGCGAGGTACCTGGATCGCTGCGGGAAATGACCAGGACGCCACGAGCACGAGCGACGCAGACTTCCAAGTCATTCCCGTATCGATCCCGAGCGAGGTTCGACGCCCATGGTACGCGGGGGCATCGACGGGAGCCCTTTGGCCGCTCGCGCACGGCTTCGTCGAGCGCTGTCGTTTTCGTCGCAACGAAGCTCGTGCGTATCTGGACGTCAACAAGCGCGTGGCCGAGGTCGTCTTTGCAACGGCACCGCTTCGAGGAACCGTATGGGTTCACGACTATCAACTTGCGCTCGTGCCCGCGCTCGTACGCGCGCGGCGCCCAGACCTCACGATCGGGTTCTTCTGGCACGTTCCATGGCCAGGCCCCGAGGTTTTTCGCACCTTGCCATGGTCCAAGGAGCTCGTTGAAGGTCTGCTCGGCGCGGACCTCGTCGGTCTCCACGTACCTCGTTACGCGACAGCGTTCGCGGGTGCGCTGCAAGAGCTGGCCATACCGTACGAAGGCGACGGTGACGGCTTACTCGTTGCGAACGATGGTCGGCTTTCTCGTGTTGTCGCCTGTCCCATTGGCATCGACGTCGGTGCGTGGTCAGCGCTGGGCCGCGATGCAAACGTTCAGGCAAACGCAAGCGCCCTGCGCGCAAACCTAGGCGGATCACGGCTGCTCTTGGCGGTCGATCGCATCGACTACTCCAAGGGGATCGTCGAACGTCTCGAAGCGTTCGAACGGATGCTCGAACAAAGCAGCGAAGCACGCGAGCACGCGACGCTCGTGCAGATCGCCGTGCCAAGTCGAGAGATGGTTCCGGCGTACCGCGCGCTACGAGAGAGCGTGGAGGCAGCGGTCGGTCGTATCTTGGGCCGGTTTGGCAGTCCAACCCGAAGGCCGGTGCACTTCTTCGCGCGCAGTTACGCGGCGGAAGAGCTCGCAGCGTTTTACTTGGCTGCCGACGTCGCGCTCGTCACGCCCATGAGAGACGGGATGAACCTCGTTGCTTTCGAGTACGTCGCGACGAGGCCGGGCCCGCACGGACGCTTGGTCCTGAGCACGATGACGGGAGCGGCAGACGTCTTGCGTGGCGCGTGGCTCGTCAATCCATATGACGAAGACGCTCTCCAAGCGACGCTCTCTGCAGCGACGTTGTCCGCGGAGACGTCCACCGACTCCGCACGCATGGCAGAGCTAAAGCGCGTCGTGAGCGAAGTATCGCTCGATCGTTGGACCTCCAACTTCATGAGCCAACTCGAACAAGCGAATGGGCTGATGAGCCATAACGTCGTTCGGCGTGAGGTTCGTCCGCGAGCTCGGCGAGCTGTCGGATCTTCGCTGACAGAACCGATAACGACGTGGATGAATGATCTGGAGAGCGTGGAGCCTCGACGTCGGGGCGTGTGA